A genome region from Crossiella equi includes the following:
- a CDS encoding sodium/solute symporter, with product MNAVSGLVAVAVVTVATILIGAYGLRVSRTTSDFYVASRTVGPWWNASAISGEYLSAASFLGVAGLILSFGADMLWFPVGYTAGYLIMLALVAAPLRRSGAYTLPDFAENRLESRAVRRVASLLVVGIGWLYLLPQLQGAGLTLNTLTNAPVWVGGAVVAVVVTLNLASGGMRSITFVQAFHYWLKLTAIAVPAILLILVWQRDGAPVVDAARPAQFTHETTVTVQSPVTAVNQEAVLVRVTGEIDGRQHQDGELVLTAGEHGYGRDTRVVFPAGAAVPHLRAARQLTGDEWASPLSGGRDDYPLYVTYSLIVATFLGTMGLPHVLVRFYTNPTGRAARRTTLVVLGLLGVFYLFPTVFGVLGRLYAPELLMTGATDALVLVLPNRLIGGFAGELLGALVAGGAFAAFLSTSSGLAMSVAGVLSQDVFRGRGLRGFRISAVLATVVPIGLALLGTDLPVASSVGLAFAVAASSFCPLLVLGIWWRGLTAAGAVAGLLAGGGLAFLAVVATISGELRAGVVTTLLSWPAAWSVPLGFAVMIVVSLATRRRVPASVGTTMARLHAPEGTTGR from the coding sequence GTGAACGCGGTCTCCGGGCTCGTCGCGGTGGCCGTGGTGACAGTGGCGACGATCCTGATCGGTGCTTACGGCCTCCGCGTCTCGCGCACCACCTCCGACTTCTACGTCGCCTCCCGCACCGTCGGCCCGTGGTGGAACGCCTCGGCGATCAGCGGCGAGTACCTGTCCGCGGCCAGCTTCCTCGGCGTGGCCGGGCTGATCCTCAGCTTCGGCGCGGACATGCTGTGGTTCCCGGTCGGCTACACCGCCGGGTACCTGATCATGCTCGCGCTGGTGGCCGCGCCGCTGCGCCGCTCGGGCGCGTACACGCTGCCGGACTTCGCGGAGAACCGCCTGGAGTCCCGCGCGGTGCGCCGGGTGGCCAGCCTGCTGGTGGTCGGCATCGGCTGGCTGTACCTGCTGCCGCAGCTGCAGGGCGCGGGCCTGACGTTGAACACGCTCACCAACGCGCCGGTCTGGGTGGGCGGCGCGGTGGTGGCCGTGGTGGTCACGCTGAACCTGGCCTCCGGCGGCATGCGCAGCATCACCTTCGTGCAGGCCTTCCACTACTGGCTCAAGCTCACCGCCATCGCGGTGCCCGCGATCCTGCTCATCCTGGTCTGGCAGCGCGACGGGGCGCCGGTGGTCGACGCGGCCCGCCCCGCGCAGTTCACCCACGAGACCACCGTGACCGTCCAGAGCCCGGTCACCGCGGTGAACCAGGAGGCGGTGCTGGTGCGGGTGACCGGCGAGATCGACGGGCGTCAGCACCAAGATGGCGAGCTGGTCCTTACCGCTGGCGAGCACGGCTACGGCCGTGACACCCGCGTGGTGTTCCCGGCGGGCGCGGCGGTGCCGCACCTGCGCGCGGCCCGGCAGCTCACCGGCGACGAGTGGGCCAGCCCGCTCTCCGGCGGCCGCGACGACTACCCGCTCTACGTCACGTACTCGCTGATCGTGGCCACGTTCCTGGGCACCATGGGCCTACCGCACGTGCTGGTCCGCTTCTACACCAACCCCACCGGCCGGGCGGCCCGGCGCACCACGCTCGTGGTGCTCGGCCTGCTCGGCGTCTTCTACCTGTTCCCGACGGTGTTCGGCGTGCTGGGCCGCCTGTACGCGCCGGAGCTGCTGATGACCGGGGCCACCGACGCGCTGGTGCTGGTGCTGCCGAACCGGCTCATCGGCGGTTTCGCCGGGGAGCTGCTGGGCGCGCTGGTCGCCGGGGGCGCGTTCGCCGCGTTCCTGTCCACCTCCTCCGGGCTGGCCATGTCGGTGGCGGGCGTGCTGTCCCAGGACGTGTTCCGGGGCCGGGGGCTGCGCGGGTTCCGCATCTCGGCGGTACTGGCCACCGTGGTCCCGATCGGCTTGGCGCTGCTGGGCACGGACCTGCCGGTGGCGAGCTCGGTCGGCCTGGCCTTCGCGGTGGCCGCCTCCTCCTTCTGCCCGCTGCTCGTGCTCGGCATCTGGTGGCGGGGCCTGACCGCGGCGGGCGCGGTGGCCGGGCTGCTCGCCGGGGGCGGGCTGGCCTTCCTCGCGGTGGTCGCCACGATCTCGGGTGAGCTGCGTGCGGGCGTCGTCACCACGCTGTTGTCCTGGCCTGCCGCGTGGTCGGTGCCGCTGGGCTTCGCGGTGATGATCGTGGTCTCCCTGGCCACCCGGCGGCGCGTGCCCGCGTCGGTGGGCACGACCATGGCCCGGCTGCACGCCCCGGAAGGAACGACTGGCCGATGA
- a CDS encoding DUF742 domain-containing protein: MSDGPRLPDPRMIPAATPRSWFDPVPSHPSPEAPPREVNEVEDTFVRPFIMTGGRTRPLHDGVRLDTMVGALPAALSAPLAFERRRIVELCQTPRSVAEVAALLTVPVGVAQVLVADLVTGGLLSVKARAELPVPVLERIRDLVRAL; this comes from the coding sequence GTGAGTGACGGTCCCCGGCTGCCCGACCCCCGGATGATCCCGGCGGCCACCCCGAGGTCCTGGTTCGACCCGGTCCCCAGCCACCCGTCGCCGGAGGCGCCGCCGCGGGAGGTCAACGAGGTCGAGGACACCTTCGTCCGGCCGTTCATCATGACCGGCGGTCGTACCCGCCCCTTACACGACGGTGTGCGCCTGGACACCATGGTGGGCGCGCTGCCCGCCGCGCTGTCCGCGCCCCTGGCGTTCGAGCGGCGGCGGATCGTCGAGCTCTGCCAGACTCCCCGGTCGGTGGCCGAGGTCGCCGCGCTGCTGACCGTGCCGGTCGGTGTGGCGCAGGTGCTCGTCGCCGACCTCGTCACCGGTGGCCTGCTGTCCGTGAAGGCGCGCGCCGAGCTGCCGGTCCCCGTACTCGAAAGGATCCGTGACCTTGTCCGGGCACTCTGA
- a CDS encoding GTP-binding protein encodes MTLSGHSDHDGQAAIPSAVKIIVSGGFGVGKTTFIGAISEIEPLETEAAMTEVSVGVDDATGRPDKTTTTVAFDFGRVSLDRSLVLYLFGTPGQERFSFLWDDLVEGALGGVILADTQRIEDCYPAVDYFEEKGVPFLLAVNEFEGARRFAMDEVREALGIDETVPIVTCDARARGSVKGVLVSLIEQVLLRRMHAEQAELAR; translated from the coding sequence GTGACCTTGTCCGGGCACTCTGACCACGACGGGCAGGCCGCCATCCCGTCCGCGGTGAAGATCATCGTGAGCGGCGGGTTCGGGGTCGGCAAGACGACCTTCATCGGCGCGATCTCCGAGATCGAGCCACTGGAGACCGAGGCCGCGATGACCGAGGTGTCGGTCGGCGTGGACGACGCCACCGGGCGGCCGGACAAGACCACCACGACCGTGGCCTTCGACTTCGGCCGCGTCTCCCTGGACCGCAGCCTGGTGCTCTACCTGTTCGGCACGCCCGGCCAGGAGCGCTTCTCCTTCCTGTGGGACGACCTGGTGGAGGGCGCGCTCGGCGGGGTGATCCTGGCCGACACGCAGCGCATCGAGGACTGCTATCCGGCGGTGGACTACTTCGAGGAGAAGGGCGTCCCGTTCCTGCTCGCGGTCAACGAGTTCGAGGGCGCGCGGCGCTTCGCCATGGACGAGGTGCGCGAGGCGCTGGGCATCGACGAGACGGTGCCGATCGTCACCTGCGACGCCCGGGCGCGCGGCTCGGTCAAGGGCGTGCTGGTCTCGCTGATCGAGCAGGTGCTGCTGCGCCGGATGCACGCCGAGCAGGCGGAGCTGGCGCGTTAG
- a CDS encoding bifunctional 5,10-methylenetetrahydrofolate dehydrogenase/5,10-methenyltetrahydrofolate cyclohydrolase yields the protein MVASLLSGVEPAARIVAEASARAEELFRTTGRRPCLATVLVGEEPASATYVRMKQNRCRKAGIESRHVALPADTTQQRLLDVLGELSADPGVDGILLQHPVPGHLDERAAFEAIAPGKDVDGVTVASFGAMSFGLPGFASCTPAGILRLLAEYDVKLAGRRAVVIGRSPILGKPVAALLLAQDATVTVCHSRTERLAEVVREADVVVAAVGRPELVRGEWVKSGAVVVDAGYNPGNVGDVAFEEARQRAGLITPVPGGVGPMTIAVLLEQTVTAAAARG from the coding sequence ATGGTCGCGTCACTGCTGAGCGGGGTCGAACCCGCCGCCCGGATCGTCGCGGAGGCGAGCGCCCGGGCCGAGGAGCTGTTCCGCACCACCGGCCGCCGGCCCTGCCTGGCCACGGTGCTGGTGGGCGAGGAACCGGCCTCGGCCACGTACGTGCGCATGAAGCAGAACCGCTGCCGCAAGGCCGGGATCGAGTCCCGGCACGTGGCCCTGCCCGCCGACACCACGCAGCAGCGGCTGCTGGACGTGCTCGGCGAGCTGTCGGCCGACCCCGGTGTGGACGGCATCCTGTTGCAGCACCCGGTGCCCGGGCACCTGGACGAGCGCGCGGCCTTCGAGGCCATCGCGCCCGGCAAGGACGTGGACGGGGTCACCGTCGCCTCCTTCGGCGCGATGTCCTTCGGGCTGCCCGGCTTCGCCTCGTGCACCCCGGCGGGCATCCTGCGGCTGCTCGCCGAGTACGACGTGAAGCTGGCCGGACGCCGCGCGGTGGTCATCGGCCGCAGCCCGATCCTGGGCAAGCCGGTCGCCGCGCTGCTGCTCGCCCAGGACGCCACGGTCACCGTCTGCCACTCGCGCACCGAGCGCCTGGCCGAGGTGGTGCGCGAGGCGGACGTGGTGGTGGCCGCCGTGGGCAGGCCCGAACTGGTGCGCGGGGAGTGGGTCAAGTCAGGGGCGGTCGTGGTGGACGCCGGTTACAACCCGGGCAACGTCGGCGATGTGGCCTTCGAGGAGGCCCGGCAGCGGGCCGGCCTGATCACGCCGGTGCCGGGCGGGGTGGGGCCGATGACGATCGCGGTGCTGTTGGAGCAGACCGTCACCGCCGCGGCGGCCCGGGGCTGA
- a CDS encoding class I SAM-dependent methyltransferase — protein MRSDAVHRVLEAELAAVRDRGVSAPRVLDVGGGSGVWAVPLAAAGCAVTVVEPSPNALATLQRRAQEAGVAERVRAVQGDVDFLGEVVEPGGADLVLGHGLLEVVDDVRVATAALAAAAAPGGVVSVLVANRYAALVGRALAGRVHEARRLLDDPAGRVGPQDPLQRRFDADGLEALLSGAGLKVEVLQGDGVLADLVPGAVLDATPGADEALAELELVAAARPPLRDLATRLHAVGRRD, from the coding sequence ATGCGATCCGACGCCGTGCACCGTGTGCTGGAGGCCGAGCTCGCCGCGGTCCGCGACCGGGGGGTGTCCGCCCCCCGCGTGCTGGACGTCGGCGGCGGCAGCGGCGTGTGGGCGGTGCCGCTGGCGGCGGCGGGCTGTGCGGTGACCGTGGTCGAACCGAGCCCGAACGCCCTGGCCACCCTCCAGCGCCGAGCCCAGGAAGCGGGCGTGGCCGAACGGGTGCGCGCGGTCCAGGGCGACGTGGACTTCCTGGGCGAGGTCGTGGAGCCGGGCGGCGCCGACCTGGTGCTCGGGCACGGGCTGCTGGAGGTCGTGGACGACGTGCGTGTGGCCACCGCGGCACTGGCCGCCGCGGCCGCCCCGGGCGGCGTGGTGTCGGTACTGGTCGCCAACCGCTACGCGGCCCTGGTGGGCCGTGCCCTGGCCGGACGCGTGCACGAGGCGCGCCGCCTGCTGGACGACCCGGCGGGCCGCGTCGGCCCCCAGGACCCGCTGCAGCGCCGCTTCGACGCCGACGGCCTGGAAGCCCTGCTCTCGGGCGCGGGCCTGAAGGTCGAGGTCCTCCAGGGCGACGGTGTGCTCGCCGACCTGGTCCCGGGCGCGGTGCTGGACGCCACCCCGGGCGCGGACGAGGCACTGGCCGAGCTCGAACTGGTCGCGGCCGCCCGCCCGCCGCTGCGCGACCTGGCCACGCGGCTGCACGCGGTCGGCCGCCGGGACTGA
- a CDS encoding protein-L-isoaspartate O-methyltransferase family protein yields the protein MRAHSQAGEAVLAAFAQVDRGDFVPDRVWCSVRGNLPVALDRRVDGELWREAVYGDTVVVTQFDDGRTRWPEVGRVATSSASQPRLVVDMLAHLDLAPGMRVLEVGAGTGYNAALLAALTGPGTVTTVELDPVLAELAEANLRRAGADVEVVCGDGALGVPARAPFDRVVATVAVVGDGLPYAWAEQTRPGGVILTPWGTAYDNGVLLHLVVRPDGSASGPVVGGVAFMQLRAQRLPVTDSAELVHNLYARRARGSEVPPDEVALGEGVFAIGVRLPDVRCEVTWTGRYDHEVLLADPASGSGALAEVRDGVVEVRETGPRALWAEAEAAHAWWVARGRPGLHRFGVTLTREGHRVWLDTEAEVVSPGPPRR from the coding sequence ATGCGCGCGCACAGCCAGGCCGGGGAGGCCGTGCTGGCCGCGTTCGCCCAGGTGGACCGGGGTGACTTCGTGCCCGACCGGGTGTGGTGCTCGGTGCGCGGGAACCTGCCCGTCGCCCTGGACCGGCGCGTGGACGGCGAGCTGTGGCGGGAGGCGGTGTACGGCGACACCGTCGTGGTCACCCAGTTCGACGACGGGCGCACCCGGTGGCCGGAGGTCGGCCGGGTCGCCACCAGCAGCGCCTCGCAGCCCCGGCTGGTGGTGGACATGCTGGCGCACCTGGACCTCGCCCCGGGCATGCGGGTGCTGGAGGTCGGTGCGGGCACCGGGTACAACGCCGCGCTGCTGGCCGCGTTGACCGGGCCGGGCACGGTGACCACGGTCGAGCTGGACCCGGTGCTGGCCGAGCTCGCCGAGGCGAACCTGAGGCGGGCGGGCGCGGACGTCGAGGTGGTGTGCGGGGACGGTGCGCTCGGGGTGCCCGCACGGGCGCCGTTCGACCGCGTGGTGGCCACCGTCGCGGTGGTCGGCGACGGGCTGCCGTACGCCTGGGCCGAGCAGACCCGGCCGGGCGGCGTCATCCTCACCCCGTGGGGCACCGCCTACGACAACGGCGTGCTGCTGCACCTGGTGGTGCGCCCGGACGGCTCGGCCAGCGGGCCGGTGGTCGGCGGGGTGGCGTTCATGCAGCTGCGCGCCCAGCGCCTGCCCGTCACCGACTCCGCCGAGCTCGTACACAACTTGTATGCAAGGCGTGCGCGAGGCAGCGAGGTACCGCCCGACGAGGTCGCGCTGGGCGAGGGCGTGTTCGCCATCGGCGTACGGCTGCCGGACGTGCGCTGCGAGGTCACCTGGACCGGCCGCTACGACCACGAGGTGCTGCTGGCCGACCCGGCCAGCGGGTCGGGCGCGCTGGCCGAGGTGCGCGACGGCGTGGTCGAGGTCCGCGAGACCGGCCCCCGCGCGCTGTGGGCGGAGGCCGAGGCGGCGCACGCCTGGTGGGTGGCACGCGGCCGCCCCGGCCTGCACCGCTTCGGCGTCACGCTCACCCGCGAGGGCCACCGGGTGTGGCTGGACACCGAGGCCGAGGTGGTCAGCCCCGGGCCGCCGCGGCGGTGA
- a CDS encoding FAD-dependent oxidoreductase: MLSDDVHARSIAVLGAGASGLAAARELHRLGHRVVVLEARTSVGGQCASAEVDGYEHDLAAHTYSPAHHRVQALVEQLGLTTHELGPPLALDPATGQSRPVLPAPMCHEALARYRRVREELFPRIAEPGLAHSARALATPARRWLTEFRLTALGEALGTAGFGHLHLDLPALYLVKYAELMVHQEYAGCIRAVCGGFGALWRRVAEELPDVRLGARVDGVRRERDGVRLLVDGEPLLVEDLVVATGLPEVLPVLDATEAERALAARVRHLDLVTTLATVRGLPEGAQTVVPGGTGGCVGFQRHHPDSDVLACHAYGGPGLDGPAIADRLRADVASWGGRLERLHLQRRWRTLPHFGSEDLAGGALDELEALQGQRRTYHLGALGAFELVECVLGYAQDLVRRHFAPARTRTGSGTVAAARC; the protein is encoded by the coding sequence ATGCTGTCAGACGACGTCCACGCGCGATCGATCGCCGTGCTCGGCGCGGGCGCCAGCGGCCTCGCCGCGGCACGGGAGCTGCACCGGCTCGGCCACCGGGTGGTGGTGCTGGAAGCCCGCACCAGCGTCGGCGGGCAGTGCGCCTCGGCGGAAGTGGACGGGTACGAGCACGACCTGGCCGCGCACACCTACTCCCCCGCGCACCACCGCGTGCAGGCCCTGGTGGAGCAGCTCGGCCTGACCACGCACGAGCTCGGCCCGCCCCTGGCGCTCGACCCGGCCACCGGCCAGTCCCGGCCGGTGCTGCCCGCGCCGATGTGCCACGAGGCCCTGGCCCGCTACCGCCGCGTGCGCGAGGAGCTGTTCCCGCGCATCGCCGAACCGGGGCTCGCGCACTCCGCCCGCGCCCTGGCCACCCCGGCCCGGCGCTGGCTCACCGAGTTCCGGCTGACCGCGCTCGGCGAGGCGCTGGGCACGGCAGGCTTCGGCCACCTGCACCTCGACCTGCCCGCGTTGTACCTGGTCAAGTACGCCGAGCTGATGGTGCACCAGGAGTATGCGGGTTGTATACGAGCGGTGTGCGGGGGCTTCGGCGCGCTCTGGCGGCGGGTCGCGGAGGAGCTGCCGGACGTGCGCCTGGGCGCCCGCGTGGACGGCGTGCGCCGGGAGCGGGACGGCGTGCGGCTGCTCGTGGACGGCGAGCCGCTGCTGGTCGAGGACCTGGTGGTGGCCACGGGCCTGCCCGAGGTACTGCCGGTGCTGGACGCCACCGAGGCCGAGCGCGCGCTCGCCGCCCGGGTGCGCCACCTCGACCTGGTCACCACCCTGGCCACCGTGCGCGGACTGCCCGAGGGCGCGCAGACCGTGGTGCCCGGCGGCACCGGCGGCTGCGTGGGCTTCCAGCGCCACCACCCGGACAGCGACGTGCTCGCCTGCCACGCCTACGGCGGTCCCGGCCTGGACGGCCCGGCGATCGCCGACCGGCTGCGCGCCGACGTGGCCTCCTGGGGCGGGCGCCTGGAACGGCTGCACCTGCAACGCCGCTGGCGCACGCTGCCACACTTCGGCAGCGAGGACCTGGCCGGGGGCGCGCTGGACGAGCTCGAGGCGTTGCAGGGTCAGCGCCGCACCTACCACCTGGGCGCACTGGGCGCCTTCGAGCTGGTGGAATGCGTGCTGGGCTACGCCCAGGACCTGGTGCGCCGCCACTTCGCCCCGGCCCGCACGCGGACGGGGAGCGGCACGGTGGCGGCCGCCCGCTGCTGA
- a CDS encoding LytR/AlgR family response regulator transcription factor, which produces MLRVLAVDDEAPLLEELLHMLRADGRVGQADGADGAMEALRHIDRVAKDGGTLDAVFLDIHMPGLDGLELARLLTRFSTPPLVVFVTAYEDFAVEAFELKAVDYVLKPIRAARLAEAVRRVAERVRAERTGPSAPAAQSAPANGAHPVTQEPPDEVIPVELGGLTRFVRLADVHYAQACGDYARLHTGQDTHLIRASLGQLEERWRTAGFVRVHRSHLVALRFVDELRLDTGQLSVRVGETVLPVSRRHARELRDLLVRQARPDRQPPR; this is translated from the coding sequence GTGCTACGCGTGCTGGCGGTCGACGACGAGGCTCCGCTGCTGGAGGAGCTGCTGCACATGCTGCGCGCCGACGGGCGCGTCGGCCAGGCCGACGGCGCGGACGGCGCGATGGAGGCCCTGCGCCACATCGACCGGGTGGCCAAGGACGGCGGCACCCTGGACGCGGTCTTCCTCGACATCCACATGCCCGGACTGGACGGCCTGGAGCTGGCCCGGCTGCTCACCCGGTTCAGCACGCCGCCGCTGGTCGTGTTCGTCACCGCCTACGAGGACTTCGCGGTCGAGGCCTTCGAGCTCAAGGCCGTGGACTACGTGCTCAAGCCCATCCGCGCCGCCCGCCTGGCCGAGGCGGTGCGCCGGGTCGCCGAGCGGGTGCGCGCGGAACGGACCGGCCCCTCGGCCCCGGCCGCCCAGTCCGCCCCCGCCAACGGCGCGCACCCGGTGACCCAGGAGCCGCCGGACGAGGTCATCCCGGTCGAGCTGGGCGGGCTGACCCGGTTCGTGCGGCTGGCCGACGTGCACTACGCGCAGGCCTGCGGCGACTACGCCCGCCTGCACACCGGCCAGGACACGCACCTGATCCGCGCCTCGCTCGGGCAGCTGGAGGAGCGCTGGCGGACGGCCGGGTTCGTGCGCGTGCACCGCAGCCACCTGGTGGCGCTGCGCTTCGTGGACGAGCTGCGCCTGGACACCGGGCAGCTGAGCGTGCGGGTGGGCGAGACGGTGCTGCCGGTAAGCCGCAGGCACGCCCGGGAGCTGCGCGACCTGCTCGTACGGCAGGCCCGGCCGGACCGGCAGCCACCACGGTGA
- a CDS encoding GGDEF domain-containing protein translates to MDAAAVSDAAAPDRMRELIREGALSEAIALADAVIARASEPAVVGRSLLMKLGCLMMDGHRLEAVSVADQAFDVVLASGDPALQGELYALAAYVAFSEGSVDRCVRHLVRGSRTMELVTRADQIAADAWADLAITYSIAGFHNQAMLASVRARNTAAAAGLPPEEYLTPEIPLRCAVSLDHRGDEDAARDMLRAAVAMAQQCPPGRELRPADHPFYRYAAARLAALGEPVELCLPEVSLEGHEAADLGALALVCDAIVAGRPLDALARLDSLSLVANTLGAAEPFRLRALACAAAGDHRAAHAADRQAFRLAAEHPSRLVDRFIEGVGARLDHEDLRRAVGRYAAEALTDPLTGLPNRRHLEQRLAMIAEQRGTAAIGVIDLDGFKTVNTVHGHVSGDLVLERVAAILSRTVRRGDFVARYGGDEFVALLPDTTVGEAMEIGARLAAAVDEEDWEALVAGTPISVTIGWADLAHPADLPTALAEADRAMLELKGARR, encoded by the coding sequence ATGGACGCGGCAGCCGTATCCGACGCGGCCGCCCCGGACCGCATGCGCGAGCTCATCCGCGAGGGTGCGCTCAGCGAGGCGATCGCGCTCGCGGACGCCGTCATCGCCCGTGCGTCCGAACCCGCGGTGGTGGGGCGGTCGCTGCTCATGAAGCTGGGCTGCCTGATGATGGACGGCCATCGGCTGGAAGCCGTCTCCGTCGCCGACCAGGCCTTCGACGTGGTGCTGGCCAGCGGCGACCCCGCGTTGCAGGGCGAGCTGTACGCGCTGGCCGCCTACGTCGCCTTCAGCGAGGGCTCGGTCGACCGCTGCGTGCGACACCTGGTGCGCGGCTCGCGCACGATGGAGCTGGTCACCCGGGCCGACCAGATCGCCGCGGACGCCTGGGCCGACCTGGCCATCACCTACTCCATCGCCGGGTTCCACAACCAGGCGATGCTGGCCTCGGTGCGCGCCCGCAACACCGCGGCCGCCGCCGGGCTGCCGCCGGAGGAGTACCTGACGCCGGAGATCCCGCTGCGTTGCGCGGTCTCCCTGGACCACCGGGGCGACGAGGACGCCGCGCGGGACATGCTGCGCGCCGCCGTGGCCATGGCCCAGCAGTGCCCGCCCGGCCGGGAGCTGCGGCCCGCCGACCACCCGTTCTACCGCTACGCCGCCGCGCGCCTGGCCGCGCTGGGCGAGCCGGTCGAGCTGTGCCTGCCCGAGGTCAGCCTGGAGGGCCACGAGGCCGCCGACCTGGGCGCGCTGGCCCTGGTGTGCGACGCGATCGTGGCCGGACGACCGCTGGACGCGCTCGCCCGGCTGGACAGCCTGAGCCTGGTGGCCAACACGCTGGGCGCGGCCGAGCCGTTCCGGCTGCGCGCGCTGGCCTGCGCCGCCGCCGGGGACCACCGCGCCGCGCACGCCGCCGACCGGCAGGCCTTCCGGCTGGCCGCCGAGCACCCCTCGCGCCTGGTCGACCGGTTCATCGAGGGTGTGGGCGCGCGGCTGGACCACGAGGACCTGCGCCGCGCGGTCGGCCGCTACGCCGCCGAGGCGCTGACCGACCCGCTCACCGGCCTGCCCAACCGGCGGCACCTGGAGCAGCGGCTGGCCATGATCGCCGAGCAGCGGGGCACCGCGGCCATCGGCGTGATCGACCTGGACGGGTTCAAGACGGTCAACACGGTGCACGGGCACGTCTCCGGCGACCTGGTGCTGGAGCGGGTCGCGGCCATCCTGTCCCGCACCGTGCGCCGGGGCGACTTCGTGGCCCGGTACGGCGGGGACGAGTTCGTCGCCCTGCTGCCGGACACCACGGTCGGCGAGGCGATGGAGATCGGGGCCCGGCTGGCCGCGGCGGTGGACGAGGAGGACTGGGAGGCCCTGGTGGCGGGCACCCCGATCTCGGTCACCATCGGCTGGGCCGACCTGGCGCACCCCGCGGATCTGCCGACCGCGCTCGCCGAGGCCGACCGGGCCATGCTGGAGCTGAAGGGCGCCCGCCGCTGA
- a CDS encoding histidine kinase, with the protein MTRTSALLVLLLLLAVLTVALLVIVLRSRANRDFGTPTDRATFETLHAASLAAPPLRAGLTAEAARKAIRRLRDLLGTPALCLTDQESVLAWSGECETHASSALTQAAETLRSGRVQVSSARCADSRCPLRHAVVAPLVVDEHVLGTLIAYSDTSPPILVRATKEVANWVSAQLELAELDRSRTRLVEAEMQALRAQISPHFIYNSLATIAAFVRTDPERARDLLLDFADFTRHSFRKHGEFTTLADELRAIHQYLTLAIARSGDRLAVTFQVAPEVLPVAVPFLCLQPLVENAVQHGLSAHDMTGRVTILARDAGAEAEIIVEDDGAGMDPETLRRILAGEGAPSEGIGMANVDERLRQVYGDDYGLVIETGVGAGTKVRVRVPKYRAGVHVTPPAVHTPY; encoded by the coding sequence ATGACCCGCACCTCCGCGCTGCTCGTGCTGCTGCTCCTGCTCGCCGTGCTGACCGTGGCGCTGCTGGTGATCGTGCTGCGCTCCCGGGCCAACCGCGACTTCGGCACCCCGACCGACCGCGCCACGTTCGAGACCCTGCACGCGGCCTCCCTGGCCGCGCCGCCGCTGCGGGCCGGGCTGACCGCGGAGGCCGCGCGCAAGGCCATCCGCAGGCTGCGCGACCTGCTCGGCACCCCCGCGCTGTGCCTGACCGACCAGGAGTCGGTGCTGGCCTGGTCCGGGGAGTGCGAGACACACGCCTCCAGCGCGCTCACCCAGGCCGCGGAGACGCTGCGCTCGGGCCGGGTCCAGGTCAGCTCGGCCCGCTGCGCCGACTCGCGCTGCCCGCTGCGGCACGCCGTGGTCGCGCCCCTGGTGGTCGACGAGCACGTGCTGGGCACGCTGATCGCCTACAGCGACACCAGCCCGCCGATCCTGGTGCGGGCGACCAAGGAGGTCGCGAACTGGGTGTCCGCGCAGCTGGAACTGGCCGAGCTGGACCGCTCGCGCACGAGGCTGGTGGAGGCGGAGATGCAGGCGCTGCGCGCGCAGATCTCACCGCACTTCATCTACAACTCGCTGGCCACGATCGCCGCGTTCGTCCGCACCGACCCGGAACGGGCCCGGGACCTGCTCCTGGACTTCGCCGACTTCACCCGCCACTCCTTCCGCAAGCACGGCGAGTTCACGACGCTGGCCGACGAACTGCGCGCGATCCACCAGTACCTGACCCTGGCCATCGCCCGCAGCGGTGACCGCCTGGCGGTCACCTTCCAGGTCGCCCCGGAGGTCCTCCCGGTGGCGGTCCCCTTCCTCTGCCTCCAGCCCCTGGTCGAGAACGCGGTCCAACACGGCCTCTCCGCCCACGACATGACGGGCCGGGTCACCATCCTGGCCCGCGACGCGGGCGCCGAGGCCGAGATCATCGTCGAGGACGACGGCGCGGGCATGGACCCGGAAACCCTCCGCCGCATCCTGGCAGGCGAAGGCGCCCCCTCGGAGGGCATCGGCATGGCCAACGTCGACGAACGCCTGCGCCAGGTCTACGGCGACGACTACGGCCTGGTCATCGAGACGGGTGTGGGCGCGGGCACCAAGGTGCGCGTGCGGGTGCCGAAGTACCGGGCCGGGGTGCACGTCACGCCCCCGGCGGTGCACACGCCGTACTAG